The following proteins are encoded in a genomic region of Phycisphaera sp.:
- a CDS encoding metallophosphoesterase family protein produces MPTAVISDMHGNATALKAVLADIESKGVDRIVCLGDIVGYGPEPLACVDLVRERCAWSLMGNHDFAVLYEPTNFNPMAAGSAYWTREQFDAEPDEAKRTERYNFLGRLRVRVADADSPLKVSLLAVHGSPRRPINEYIFDKDVRDAPEKLEAIFERFEGACIVGHTHVPGVFTDEPDFYPPDELGDAGFKFREGEKIIINVGSVGQPRDGDPRACYAMLHEDRVEFHRVEYDIQDTATKIKAIAAIDDYLGDRLFGGQ; encoded by the coding sequence TTGCCGACCGCCGTGATCAGCGACATGCACGGGAACGCCACCGCTCTCAAGGCGGTGCTCGCCGATATCGAGAGCAAGGGCGTCGACCGCATCGTCTGCCTGGGCGACATCGTGGGCTACGGCCCCGAGCCCCTGGCCTGCGTCGATCTCGTCCGAGAACGCTGCGCCTGGTCGCTCATGGGCAACCACGACTTCGCCGTCCTGTACGAACCCACGAACTTCAACCCCATGGCCGCCGGCTCGGCCTACTGGACACGCGAGCAGTTCGATGCCGAGCCCGACGAGGCCAAACGCACCGAGCGATACAACTTCCTGGGCCGCCTGCGTGTCCGCGTGGCCGACGCCGATTCGCCGCTGAAGGTCTCGCTGCTGGCCGTCCACGGCTCACCCCGCCGACCCATCAACGAATACATCTTCGACAAGGACGTCCGCGACGCCCCCGAGAAGCTCGAAGCCATCTTTGAACGTTTCGAGGGCGCCTGCATCGTCGGACACACCCACGTCCCCGGCGTCTTCACCGACGAGCCCGATTTTTATCCCCCCGACGAGTTGGGCGACGCGGGCTTCAAGTTCCGCGAGGGCGAGAAGATCATCATCAACGTGGGCTCGGTAGGCCAGCCCCGCGACGGCGACCCCCGGGCCTGCTACGCCATGCTCCACGAAGACCGCGTCGAGTTCCACCGCGTCGAGTACGACATCCAGGACACCGCCACCAAGATCAAGGCCATCGCAGCCATCGACGACTACCTCGGGGATCGCCTCTTCGGCGGACAGTAA
- a CDS encoding ATP-dependent Clp protease proteolytic subunit, with the protein MSVESNYLVPIVIEKTGRGERSYDIYSRLLKDRIIFLGGPVGDDMANLIVAQLLFLANEDPESDVHLYVNSPGGSVTSGLGIIDTMNFIQPQVSTYIIGQAASMGSVIAASGEKGKRFCLRNSRNLMHQPLIGGIMEGQATDLEIEAKEIIRLRERLYQIYSDATGQTTEKIERDCDRNLWLDDEEMIKYGLIDKVLDNMPRSMGHQKDEE; encoded by the coding sequence ATGAGCGTTGAATCGAACTACCTGGTGCCCATCGTCATCGAGAAGACCGGCCGCGGCGAGCGGTCGTACGACATCTATTCGCGCCTGCTTAAGGACAGGATCATCTTCCTGGGCGGGCCGGTGGGCGACGACATGGCCAACCTGATCGTGGCCCAGTTGCTGTTCCTGGCCAACGAGGACCCCGAGAGCGACGTGCACCTATACGTCAACTCGCCGGGTGGCAGCGTGACCAGCGGGCTTGGCATCATCGACACGATGAACTTCATCCAGCCCCAGGTGAGCACGTATATCATCGGCCAGGCCGCCAGCATGGGGTCGGTGATCGCCGCGAGCGGCGAGAAGGGCAAGCGGTTCTGCCTGCGGAACAGCCGCAACCTGATGCACCAGCCGCTCATCGGCGGCATCATGGAGGGTCAGGCGACCGACCTTGAGATCGAAGCCAAAGAGATCATCCGCCTGCGTGAGCGGCTCTACCAGATCTACTCCGATGCCACCGGGCAGACAACCGAGAAGATCGAGCGAGACTGCGATCGCAACCTCTGGCTCGACGACGAGGAGATGATCAAGTACGGGCTGATCGACAAGGTGCTCGACAACATGCCACGCTCGATGGGGCATCAGAAGGACGAAGAGTAA
- the yidC gene encoding membrane protein insertase YidC yields the protein MAEPTKSLARIFVPLAILAAVGLLVAWPIISGSQSANPGNNPTASQPETPAQQPGGSQDEQPGEPISEPISEPEQPAAGDEPPVPAEDSESTDEASPDPAPQDTPASLAAEYRVLPAGDGGTAPTYARVGGVDPNTHTLELTFSPLGAGIHRIELAGYKRRLGSADPVPVQQEWTLATTGGTVRIVPFAAVAVEINGERVSVYTTTDLDGNARYAWTQVEPGRFQATIADATGTPVARLERHYQSEGKSHDFTLTQSAENLTDQPLDIRWITFGPAQLYQESQGYGGDKRRVRFGYVEPGSPHFVIGGDYMKTIANVSGPRNKQTGLYPASMELWPTAGVSRNGHQLAWAGLTNRYFGVAVHGVAQGQPTPDVAPLLTPVERVSRVLLDPSARTNSPNYVLGLELTSPKYEVAPRTQLTHALGIYSGPLSRELISANPSADAVMLRQLVQYTFGGPCAVCTFPWLAHILVWLLNNIHDYLTFDWALAIIVLVLIVRTVLHPVTKWSQIRVQRFSHQMQEMAPKQKKIQEKFKGDPKRMQAEMAKLWREEGINPAGMLGCLPMFLQTPVWIALYASLYFAIELRHEPAFFGIFQHIGGWPFLADLAQPDSAITLPAALQFQLPLMGLITSINLLPLLLGVVFFIQQKYMMPPPSATMTPEQKSQQKMMKIMMVIMFPVFMYNAPSGLSIYFIANSTLGIIEMRYIRAHINKNDLLTPKQRDPGKKTFMQRLMERAQQRQEMIQAARGQGPAKGPTSGALGARRKKTENRRKGRR from the coding sequence ATGGCAGAACCCACCAAGAGCCTCGCTCGCATCTTCGTTCCGCTGGCCATCCTGGCCGCCGTAGGCCTGCTGGTCGCCTGGCCCATCATCAGCGGCAGCCAGAGCGCCAATCCGGGCAACAACCCAACCGCAAGCCAACCCGAAACGCCAGCCCAACAGCCGGGCGGGTCGCAAGATGAGCAACCCGGCGAACCCATCAGCGAGCCCATCAGCGAGCCCGAGCAACCCGCCGCCGGAGATGAGCCGCCCGTTCCGGCGGAAGACTCCGAATCCACGGACGAAGCCTCGCCCGATCCTGCCCCGCAGGACACGCCCGCATCTTTAGCAGCCGAATACCGGGTGCTGCCCGCCGGCGACGGCGGAACCGCCCCGACGTACGCGCGGGTCGGTGGCGTCGACCCAAACACCCACACCCTCGAACTCACCTTCTCGCCCCTCGGCGCGGGCATCCATCGCATCGAACTGGCCGGCTACAAGCGCCGGCTCGGTTCGGCCGATCCGGTTCCGGTACAACAAGAATGGACGCTCGCCACCACCGGTGGGACGGTGCGCATCGTGCCCTTTGCCGCCGTCGCCGTTGAGATCAACGGCGAGCGCGTCTCGGTCTACACCACCACCGACCTCGACGGCAACGCCCGGTACGCATGGACCCAGGTCGAGCCCGGCAGGTTCCAGGCCACCATCGCCGACGCCACCGGAACGCCCGTCGCCCGCCTCGAACGCCACTACCAATCAGAGGGCAAGTCCCACGACTTCACGCTCACCCAGAGCGCCGAGAACCTGACCGACCAGCCCCTCGACATCCGCTGGATCACCTTCGGCCCGGCCCAGCTCTACCAGGAAAGCCAGGGTTACGGCGGCGACAAGCGCCGCGTCCGCTTCGGGTACGTCGAGCCCGGCTCGCCCCACTTCGTCATCGGCGGCGACTACATGAAGACCATCGCCAACGTGTCGGGGCCACGCAACAAGCAGACCGGCCTCTACCCCGCGTCGATGGAACTCTGGCCCACGGCCGGCGTTTCAAGGAACGGGCACCAACTCGCCTGGGCGGGCCTGACGAATCGCTACTTCGGCGTCGCGGTCCACGGGGTGGCCCAGGGCCAGCCGACCCCGGACGTGGCCCCGCTGCTCACCCCGGTCGAACGCGTCTCTCGCGTGCTGCTGGATCCCAGTGCGAGGACCAACAGCCCGAACTATGTGCTAGGACTCGAACTCACCAGCCCGAAATACGAAGTCGCGCCGCGAACGCAACTGACCCACGCGCTGGGTATCTACAGCGGCCCGCTCTCGCGTGAACTCATCTCGGCCAACCCATCGGCAGACGCCGTGATGCTGCGGCAACTCGTGCAGTACACCTTCGGTGGCCCCTGCGCCGTCTGCACCTTCCCCTGGCTGGCCCACATCCTGGTGTGGCTGCTCAACAACATCCATGACTACCTGACCTTCGACTGGGCGCTGGCCATCATCGTGCTGGTGCTCATCGTGCGCACCGTGCTGCACCCGGTCACCAAGTGGAGCCAGATCCGCGTCCAGCGGTTCAGCCACCAGATGCAGGAGATGGCCCCCAAGCAGAAGAAGATCCAGGAAAAATTCAAGGGCGATCCCAAACGCATGCAGGCCGAGATGGCCAAGCTCTGGCGCGAGGAGGGCATCAACCCCGCCGGCATGCTGGGCTGCCTGCCCATGTTCCTCCAGACCCCGGTCTGGATCGCGCTCTACGCCTCGCTCTACTTCGCCATCGAGCTGCGCCACGAGCCGGCCTTCTTCGGCATCTTCCAGCACATCGGCGGCTGGCCCTTCCTGGCCGACCTCGCCCAGCCCGACAGCGCCATCACGCTGCCGGCGGCCTTGCAATTCCAGCTCCCGCTCATGGGGCTGATCACGTCGATCAACCTGCTCCCCCTCTTGCTGGGCGTGGTGTTCTTCATCCAGCAAAAGTACATGATGCCGCCACCGAGCGCCACCATGACGCCCGAGCAGAAGTCCCAGCAGAAGATGATGAAGATCATGATGGTCATCATGTTCCCGGTCTTCATGTATAACGCGCCCAGCGGGCTCTCGATCTACTTCATCGCCAACTCCACGCTGGGCATCATCGAGATGCGCTACATCCGTGCCCACATCAACAAGAACGACCTGCTCACCCCCAAGCAGCGCGACCCCGGCAA
- a CDS encoding ATP-dependent Clp protease proteolytic subunit yields the protein MPASAVSYQRTREMTIDELLLENRVVFLIGEINFSSAARVMMQMLYLEDQKRGQQINFYINSPGGAVDDTLALYDTMQFLSSPVATYCIGRAYSGGAVLLTAGEKGKRYILPHAKVMIHQPYGGITGQAEDIRLQAEQIIKSKRALNEILANHTGQDWETIQKDSERDRYFSAEEAKAYGIVDEVLQHTKKGGG from the coding sequence ATGCCCGCATCGGCTGTTTCCTACCAACGCACGCGTGAGATGACCATCGACGAGCTCTTGCTCGAGAACCGGGTGGTGTTCCTGATCGGGGAGATCAACTTCTCCTCGGCCGCCCGGGTGATGATGCAGATGCTGTACCTCGAAGACCAGAAGCGGGGCCAGCAGATCAACTTCTACATCAATAGCCCCGGTGGGGCCGTCGACGACACGCTGGCGCTGTACGACACCATGCAGTTCCTCTCCAGCCCCGTGGCAACGTACTGCATCGGGCGGGCCTACTCGGGCGGCGCGGTGCTGCTGACCGCCGGCGAGAAGGGCAAACGGTACATCCTGCCGCACGCCAAGGTGATGATCCACCAGCCCTACGGCGGCATCACGGGCCAGGCCGAGGACATCCGCCTGCAGGCCGAGCAGATCATCAAGAGCAAGCGGGCGCTGAACGAGATCCTGGCGAACCACACCGGCCAGGATTGGGAGACCATTCAGAAGGACAGCGAGCGTGACCGTTACTTCAGCGCCGAAGAGGCCAAGGCCTACGGCATCGTTGACGAGGTGCTCCAGCACACGAAGAAGGGCGGCGGCTAA